In a single window of the Nodularia spumigena CCY9414 genome:
- the accC gene encoding acetyl-CoA carboxylase biotin carboxylase subunit: MKFDKILIANRGEIALRILRACEEMGIATVAVHSTVDRNALHVQLADEAVCIGEPASSKSYLNIPNIIAAALTRNASAIHPGYGFLSENARFAEICADHHIAFIGPTPEAIRLMGDKSTAKETMQKALVPTVPGSDGLVESEQEGLLIAKDMDYPVMIKATAGGGGRGMRLVRSESEFVKLFLAAQGEAGAAFGNSGVYVEKFIERPRHIEFQILADNYGNVIHLGERDCSIQRRNQKLLEEAPSPALDPELRDKMGQAAVRAAQFINFTGAGTVEFLLDMSGKFYFMEMNTRIQVEHPVTEMVTGIDLVAEQIRIAQGERLKITQDQVVLRGHAIECRINAEDPDHDFRPAPGRISGYLPPGGPGVRIDSHVYTDYQIPPYYDSLIGKLIVWGPDRATAINRMKRALRECAITGLPTTIGFHQKIMENSQFLQGNVYTNFVQEMKL; this comes from the coding sequence ATGAAGTTTGACAAAATATTAATTGCCAATCGGGGAGAAATCGCCCTTCGTATTCTCCGAGCCTGTGAAGAAATGGGCATCGCTACCGTTGCGGTTCACTCCACTGTTGACCGGAATGCTCTCCACGTCCAACTTGCCGATGAAGCGGTTTGCATTGGCGAGCCTGCTAGCAGTAAAAGTTATTTGAATATTCCCAATATTATTGCTGCTGCTTTGACACGTAATGCCAGCGCCATTCATCCTGGTTATGGATTTTTATCAGAAAATGCCCGATTTGCCGAAATCTGTGCCGACCATCATATTGCCTTTATTGGCCCCACACCCGAAGCTATCCGGCTGATGGGGGATAAATCCACAGCCAAAGAAACCATGCAAAAAGCTTTGGTTCCCACAGTACCCGGTAGTGATGGGTTGGTAGAATCCGAGCAAGAAGGATTGTTAATCGCCAAGGATATGGATTATCCGGTGATGATTAAAGCCACAGCTGGCGGCGGCGGAAGGGGAATGCGTTTGGTGCGTTCTGAAAGTGAATTTGTCAAACTTTTCTTAGCAGCCCAAGGTGAAGCGGGAGCAGCTTTTGGGAATTCTGGCGTTTATGTAGAAAAATTTATTGAACGTCCCCGCCATATTGAATTTCAAATTTTGGCAGATAATTACGGTAACGTAATCCATTTGGGTGAACGGGACTGCTCAATTCAGCGCCGCAATCAAAAGTTACTAGAAGAAGCACCAAGTCCGGCACTTGACCCAGAACTACGAGACAAAATGGGACAAGCTGCTGTGAGAGCTGCTCAGTTTATTAACTTTACTGGGGCGGGAACAGTGGAGTTTCTTCTTGATATGTCTGGTAAGTTCTATTTTATGGAAATGAACACCAGGATTCAAGTTGAGCATCCTGTGACAGAGATGGTTACAGGAATAGACTTGGTTGCCGAACAAATCCGGATTGCCCAAGGGGAAAGACTGAAGATTACCCAGGATCAAGTAGTCTTGCGGGGTCATGCTATTGAATGCCGGATTAATGCTGAAGACCCAGACCATGATTTTCGCCCCGCACCGGGACGAATTAGTGGCTATCTTCCCCCTGGTGGCCCTGGTGTCCGCATTGATTCTCATGTTTACACCGATTACCAAATTCCCCCTTATTATGATTCCCTGATTGGTAAATTAATCGTTTGGGGTCCAGACCGCGCCACTGCAATTAACCGCATGAAACGCGCACTACGAGAGTGTGCCATTACCGGACTTCCTACTACTATTGGATTTCACCAAAAGATTATGGAAAACTCCCAATTTTTGCAAGGTAATGTCTACACCAATTTTGTGCAGGAAATGAAGCTTTAG
- a CDS encoding chorismate lyase produces the protein MTATFTSTNNSTLPTAWHRLAPIWQGGEEVIQKSLPHSQLAPAWQLLLLGDGSPTRHLQLLTGEPTEVDVIDMSLIGMNSDNAPNLIQAVPGPRLRRQVWLRTASGQRLGYATSWWEASHIDEFLQNRSLPIWASLARIRTELYRDIQGIYYGYSDALESGFEVSGPFWGRHYLFWHHGKPLTLIYEVFSPYLTKYLGDTNLTSANGKDQAT, from the coding sequence TTGACTGCAACTTTTACAAGCACAAACAATTCAACATTGCCAACAGCATGGCATCGCCTCGCTCCGATTTGGCAAGGTGGGGAGGAAGTTATCCAAAAAAGTTTGCCTCACTCACAGTTAGCACCAGCGTGGCAATTGTTACTTTTAGGTGACGGCTCGCCCACAAGGCATTTACAATTACTCACGGGTGAACCCACAGAAGTGGATGTAATTGATATGTCTTTGATTGGCATGAATTCCGATAATGCCCCAAATTTAATTCAAGCTGTACCAGGGCCACGACTACGGCGACAGGTATGGTTACGTACCGCTTCAGGACAGCGATTAGGTTACGCCACGTCATGGTGGGAAGCTAGTCATATAGATGAATTTTTGCAAAATCGTTCCCTACCAATTTGGGCTAGTTTAGCTCGCATTCGTACAGAGTTATATCGGGATATTCAAGGAATTTACTACGGCTATTCAGATGCACTAGAGTCGGGTTTTGAGGTTTCTGGACCTTTTTGGGGTCGTCATTACTTGTTTTGGCATCATGGAAAGCCTTTAACTTTAATATATGAAGTTTTTTCGCCTTATTTAACTAAATATTTGGGTGATACAAACTTGACTTCCGCGAATGGAAAAGATCAAGCCACTTAG
- a CDS encoding DUF3352 domain-containing protein codes for MALPIVSVRKKKTKKPSLLLTLLTAGLLIGAGSAAYWLLTQRQTSSKGLPVGTNIIPQDALFTVSLTTDPQQWQKLQKLGTTETQAEINKNLVQLRDRFLTKNGYDFQKDIAPWVGDEVTLAILSPPTQPALKPVDNDGDAASAQQSMLMVLPVNNLEAAKSILSEPKTLKQGKWYDRTYQGITIRQSDNQSGEKLSAALLDERFLVITDHPQATERAIDTYQGKASLATVGGFGDNFRKISNYRPFAQFYLNVPIAARIAAAAPNRRLPAQVLAQLQNNQGLAGSMTLEPEGIRLQGISWLNPNSQRVLKVENKAGTMQNRVPAETLMMLSGGNLQRFWEDYVLTSQKNPLSPISPEQLRSSIKSLTELDLDQDFLSWMQGEFSVSVIPNSSNDDSSQDFRAGLLFMVQARDADGGQSLRKSAEASLKKLDEVMKTQYQFQIQPSTVAGQPVVNWITPFNTLTASRGWLDDDIAFLVVGAPITDKIVPKPDKTLARSSQFQETVPTEPKPTNGQFFLDMEMAVKNFTLNSLFPKQQTFLDATSSIGVTSAVSDNRSTRYDIFIVLKKGDTSAGAPSSSLSDQRR; via the coding sequence ATGGCTCTGCCTATTGTGTCTGTTAGAAAAAAGAAAACAAAGAAACCGTCTCTGCTGCTGACACTATTGACTGCTGGATTATTGATTGGTGCGGGAAGTGCCGCATACTGGTTGTTAACTCAAAGGCAAACATCTTCTAAAGGCTTGCCAGTGGGTACAAATATTATCCCTCAAGATGCGCTGTTTACGGTTTCTTTAACCACAGATCCTCAACAGTGGCAAAAATTGCAAAAGTTGGGAACAACAGAAACCCAAGCCGAAATAAATAAAAATTTAGTCCAGTTGCGCGATCGCTTTTTAACTAAAAATGGTTATGATTTCCAGAAAGATATCGCCCCTTGGGTAGGCGATGAAGTCACCCTAGCGATTTTGTCCCCACCAACTCAACCTGCACTCAAACCGGTGGATAATGATGGCGATGCTGCTAGCGCTCAACAGTCGATGCTCATGGTATTACCCGTGAACAACCTAGAAGCAGCAAAAAGCATCTTGTCTGAACCGAAAACCCTGAAACAAGGTAAATGGTACGACCGTACCTATCAGGGAATTACCATTAGACAAAGTGATAATCAATCAGGGGAAAAGCTTTCAGCCGCATTACTAGATGAACGGTTTCTAGTCATTACTGACCATCCCCAAGCCACAGAAAGAGCAATTGATACATATCAAGGCAAAGCATCCCTAGCAACAGTAGGTGGTTTTGGCGATAATTTTCGGAAAATTTCCAATTATCGCCCCTTTGCTCAGTTTTATCTAAATGTCCCCATAGCCGCCAGAATAGCTGCTGCTGCTCCCAACCGTCGTTTACCTGCTCAAGTTTTAGCTCAACTGCAAAATAACCAAGGTTTAGCCGGGTCGATGACCTTGGAACCAGAAGGAATACGCTTACAGGGCATTTCCTGGCTCAATCCTAATAGTCAGCGTGTCCTGAAAGTGGAAAACAAAGCCGGGACAATGCAAAACCGTGTACCAGCCGAAACTTTAATGATGCTTTCTGGCGGAAACTTACAACGGTTTTGGGAAGATTACGTTTTAACATCACAAAAAAATCCCCTCTCGCCTATATCACCAGAACAGTTACGAAGTAGTATCAAGTCACTCACCGAACTGGATTTAGATCAAGATTTTCTCAGTTGGATGCAAGGTGAGTTTTCTGTATCGGTGATTCCTAATAGTTCAAATGATGATTCTTCTCAGGATTTCCGCGCAGGTTTGTTATTCATGGTACAAGCAAGGGATGCTGACGGCGGGCAAAGTCTACGCAAGTCGGCTGAAGCATCTTTGAAAAAGCTGGATGAGGTGATGAAAACCCAATACCAGTTCCAGATTCAACCGAGTACCGTTGCAGGTCAACCCGTTGTTAATTGGATTACACCTTTTAATACTTTAACCGCCAGCCGTGGCTGGTTAGATGACGATATTGCTTTTTTGGTCGTGGGCGCTCCCATCACAGATAAAATTGTCCCAAAACCTGATAAAACACTGGCTAGAAGCTCGCAATTTCAAGAAACGGTTCCTACAGAACCCAAGCCCACAAATGGGCAATTTTTCTTGGATATGGAAATGGCTGTGAAAAATTTTACTCTAAATTCTTTATTTCCTAAACAACAAACTTTTCTAGATGCCACAAGCTCAATTGGGGTGACATCTGCTGTTAGCGATAATCGCAGTACTCGCTACGATATTTTTATAGTTCTCAAAAAAGGTGATACCTCAGCAGGTGCGCCAAGTTCATCCCTGAGTGATCAAAGGCGATAA
- the ccsB gene encoding c-type cytochrome biogenesis protein CcsB: protein MNLVELQSWLDNATFAVLFLTMLVYWCGAAFPNIPTLGTLGTAGMAIANLCIATLLGARWIEAGYFPLSNLYESLFFLVWGITAVHLFAENTSRSRLVGVVTAPVAMGITAFAALTLPSEMQSAEPLVPALKSNWLMMHVSVMMLSYAALMVGSLLAIAFLIVTRGQNIQLQGSSVGTGGYRSNGYRLLKAGELLTQPATPPAENNGFSPFESNNNGKGNTAVLNLVTATELTSVVTANELLSPQRLSLAETLDNISYRVIGLGFPLITIGIIAGAVWANEAWGSYWSWDPKETWALITWLVFAAYLHARITRGWQGRRPAILAASGFVVVWVCYLGVNLLGKGLHSYGWFF from the coding sequence ATGAATCTGGTTGAACTCCAGAGCTGGCTGGACAATGCCACTTTTGCTGTATTATTTCTCACAATGCTGGTGTATTGGTGCGGGGCTGCTTTTCCCAATATACCGACACTTGGGACTTTGGGAACTGCGGGGATGGCGATCGCTAATTTGTGTATAGCTACCTTATTAGGGGCGCGATGGATCGAAGCTGGCTATTTTCCCCTGAGTAATCTGTATGAATCCCTCTTTTTCTTGGTTTGGGGAATTACCGCAGTGCATCTGTTTGCTGAGAATACCAGCCGTAGCCGCTTAGTAGGAGTTGTTACTGCACCTGTAGCAATGGGGATCACTGCTTTTGCTGCTCTCACCCTACCCTCAGAAATGCAATCAGCAGAACCTTTAGTACCTGCGCTCAAGTCTAATTGGCTGATGATGCACGTCAGTGTGATGATGTTGAGTTATGCGGCTTTGATGGTGGGATCATTACTAGCGATCGCCTTTCTAATTGTCACCCGTGGTCAAAATATCCAACTACAAGGCAGTTCTGTAGGTACTGGCGGTTATCGCAGTAACGGCTACCGCTTGCTCAAAGCTGGTGAACTCCTTACTCAACCAGCCACACCCCCAGCAGAAAATAATGGCTTTTCTCCTTTTGAAAGTAATAACAATGGCAAGGGTAATACTGCGGTTTTAAATTTAGTCACTGCTACCGAACTTACCTCCGTAGTAACTGCCAACGAACTACTTTCCCCACAGCGCCTGAGCCTAGCTGAAACCCTGGACAATATCAGTTATCGCGTCATTGGACTAGGATTTCCCCTGATTACTATTGGCATTATTGCAGGTGCGGTTTGGGCTAACGAAGCTTGGGGTTCCTACTGGAGTTGGGACCCGAAAGAAACCTGGGCGTTAATTACTTGGTTAGTTTTTGCAGCCTATCTCCACGCCCGAATTACTCGCGGTTGGCAAGGTCGTCGCCCCGCAATTTTAGCCGCTAGTGGCTTTGTTGTCGTTTGGGTTTGCTATCTGGGTGTAAATCTTTTGGGTAAAGGTTTGCATTCTTACGGTTGGTTTTTTTAA
- the tilS gene encoding tRNA lysidine(34) synthetase TilS produces MVWTNLHAKIHRTIRSRQLFERHQRLLVAVSGGQDSLCLIKILLDLEPKWGWDLGIAHCDHRWRTDSEANASHVEKLAKIWGVSFYLATAREPLNSEAAARNWRYAALSAIAQANNYQYIVTGHTASDRAETLLYNLMRGTGGDGLQALTWQRPLTADICLVRPLLEITRTQTEEFCQEFHLPIWEDSTNLDVKYARNRIRQELIPYLQANFNPKVESALAQTAELLQAEVEYLEQAAQKLRSEAMEWGVVSGENWAELRLNRRVLQKAPLALQRRVMRQILQQILTDASSFEHIEKLTALIVAPNRSQTDPFPGGAIAQVQGEWICLISPNS; encoded by the coding sequence ATGGTATGGACTAACCTACACGCAAAAATACATCGCACCATTCGCTCACGACAGTTATTTGAGCGTCATCAAAGGCTATTGGTTGCAGTTTCTGGTGGTCAGGATTCTCTGTGTTTAATTAAAATACTGTTAGATTTAGAACCGAAATGGGGATGGGATTTAGGTATAGCTCATTGTGATCATCGCTGGCGTACTGACTCTGAAGCTAATGCCAGTCATGTGGAGAAATTAGCGAAAATTTGGGGTGTATCTTTTTATTTAGCAACAGCTAGGGAACCTTTAAATAGTGAAGCTGCGGCGCGTAATTGGCGGTATGCAGCTTTAAGTGCGATCGCTCAAGCAAATAATTATCAGTATATAGTGACAGGACATACTGCAAGCGATCGCGCCGAAACTCTCCTTTACAATTTAATGCGCGGGACTGGTGGTGATGGGTTACAAGCACTCACTTGGCAAAGGCCGCTAACTGCGGATATTTGCTTAGTGCGTCCGCTTTTAGAAATTACTCGTACACAAACAGAGGAATTTTGTCAAGAGTTTCATCTACCAATTTGGGAAGATTCCACTAATCTTGATGTCAAATACGCCCGCAACCGCATTCGCCAAGAGTTAATTCCATATTTACAAGCAAATTTTAACCCCAAAGTAGAATCAGCCTTAGCCCAAACAGCAGAACTTTTGCAAGCCGAAGTGGAATATTTAGAGCAAGCAGCCCAGAAGTTGAGGTCAGAAGCAATGGAATGGGGAGTAGTGAGTGGGGAAAATTGGGCTGAATTGAGGTTAAATCGTCGGGTATTACAGAAAGCACCTTTAGCGCTGCAACGTCGCGTGATGCGACAGATATTGCAGCAAATTCTGACTGATGCTTCCAGTTTTGAACACATTGAAAAATTAACGGCTTTGATTGTAGCACCAAATCGTTCACAAACCGATCCATTTCCTGGGGGTGCGATCGCCCAAGTTCAAGGTGAATGGATCTGCTTGATTAGTCCTAACTCTTAA
- the hmpF gene encoding pilus motility taxis protein HmpF, with protein MLYLAEVQKQKGGLLSGGPKTELKLLACQRTDQNWSTVSEEAITSEDASKLNDGALVLVELNPNRQVQRVQEAGRPLVNILQNFSRQLEKFKLKENEIDQWKESLTYQAQEMNRREMDMEARLEQLQQMEEEFQRLESQKQEVETKSEQISQLQADIERNRQELEGAWDHLRGEQRRLEECQADSSQGKVLDEEQSRLMSELLERLSNKVAPTETVREHLNVALELVASQQATLNSNWEKLEEQKTVATQQQAEVERLSQTLSDRQNAWQQARDLLEQHKAQLKVNTATLASKQDYVQIIKEQLQHQDLLHQQIRSLAASSSDVVLSQQIDVEALERMSLEELKQVIQDLTYKLEMDSSFVHDQEQELEYKQETIEKLQNQIKEAAGHEKIHLEIELADEKDLYQMLNETLVGQRRNLQQRQKLIKQYENILLQRQGHTVTTTEEDPQIDFAPILLQMKTQRQQHSQEVQKLEQEISQIRAAIEMDQGMIDNQTQEQNEKQQECQEIETNLLSLRTATSECWGRVNLYQETLQPIQDSLDGLRHKLEGIAESLAQFEETDDHQLQTINEMRHTLQNLMSQSELLAS; from the coding sequence GTGCTGTATTTAGCAGAAGTACAAAAGCAAAAAGGCGGCTTACTCAGTGGTGGACCGAAAACCGAACTGAAACTGCTAGCGTGTCAGCGAACCGACCAGAATTGGAGTACTGTGTCGGAAGAAGCAATTACCTCTGAGGACGCTAGTAAATTAAATGATGGCGCACTGGTGCTGGTGGAATTGAATCCAAATCGTCAAGTACAACGGGTTCAAGAAGCTGGTCGGCCATTAGTTAATATTTTGCAAAATTTTTCCCGTCAGTTGGAAAAATTTAAGCTCAAAGAAAATGAAATTGACCAGTGGAAAGAGTCACTCACATATCAGGCGCAAGAGATGAATCGCCGTGAAATGGATATGGAGGCTCGTTTAGAACAGTTACAACAAATGGAGGAAGAGTTTCAACGTCTGGAGTCTCAAAAACAGGAAGTTGAGACCAAAAGCGAGCAGATTTCACAGTTACAAGCAGACATTGAGCGGAACCGTCAGGAACTAGAGGGCGCTTGGGATCATTTGCGGGGTGAGCAACGCCGTTTAGAGGAGTGTCAAGCCGATTCCTCACAGGGGAAGGTTTTAGATGAGGAGCAAAGTCGGTTGATGAGCGAGTTACTTGAGCGCTTGTCTAATAAAGTTGCACCTACGGAAACTGTCAGGGAACACCTGAATGTAGCTTTGGAATTAGTGGCAAGCCAGCAAGCTACTTTAAACTCAAATTGGGAAAAACTAGAAGAGCAAAAAACTGTAGCAACTCAACAACAAGCAGAAGTTGAGCGTTTATCGCAAACTTTAAGCGATCGCCAAAACGCATGGCAACAGGCACGCGATTTGCTTGAACAACACAAAGCTCAATTAAAAGTGAATACAGCAACTCTTGCCAGTAAGCAGGATTATGTTCAGATAATTAAGGAACAATTGCAACATCAGGATCTATTACATCAACAAATTCGCTCTTTGGCCGCAAGTTCCAGTGATGTGGTACTGAGCCAGCAAATTGATGTAGAAGCTTTGGAAAGGATGTCTTTAGAAGAACTAAAACAGGTAATACAAGACTTGACATATAAATTAGAAATGGATTCTAGCTTTGTCCACGATCAGGAGCAAGAACTGGAATATAAGCAGGAAACCATAGAAAAACTGCAAAATCAAATCAAGGAAGCAGCCGGCCACGAGAAAATCCATTTGGAAATCGAACTGGCTGATGAAAAAGACCTCTACCAGATGTTAAACGAAACTTTGGTAGGGCAACGCCGGAATTTGCAACAACGGCAAAAGTTGATTAAGCAATATGAAAATATCCTGCTACAACGACAAGGACACACTGTTACCACTACAGAAGAAGATCCCCAAATAGACTTCGCTCCGATTTTGTTACAGATGAAAACCCAGCGACAGCAACATTCGCAAGAAGTACAAAAGTTAGAACAGGAGATTTCCCAGATCCGTGCTGCTATTGAGATGGATCAAGGGATGATTGACAATCAAACTCAAGAGCAAAATGAAAAGCAGCAAGAATGTCAAGAGATAGAAACAAATTTGCTATCCCTGCGAACAGCCACCTCTGAATGTTGGGGTCGTGTGAATCTTTATCAAGAGACATTACAACCAATTCAGGATTCTCTCGACGGATTACGGCATAAGCTGGAAGGAATTGCCGAATCTTTGGCTCAATTTGAAGAAACTGATGACCATCAACTCCAGACTATTAATGAAATGCGTCACACTCTCCAGAATTTGATGTCGCAGTCAGAGTTGCTCGCTTCTTAG
- a CDS encoding response regulator yields the protein MQGNLNEIDIRSILQLISLGQRTGQLLVEACFHNSDKLTTQETARYHNSWHSEKQFWFVFFLNGQIIYSQQGDTNLSRIDDYLLHYRVSTRLDEQQLACLGSQNAPEYGYLWALLERNIIDPKVAHSIIHSLVYETIFDLLSLHQGSFIFRQGATLTPQLTSLEIAPLVYKLTQQIQAWKQLYPHIQSSEQLPILADMVQLQSSLPAATIKKLQHWADGKKTLRQLARHLNRDILTVAKAIYPYLEQGWLQLVYSNTTNSQTHRQKSEVDEKYKVRVVCIDDTKTICETVKSILKAQGYEAIALTNPLEAISLIFQLQPDLILCDIAMPELDGYEICAMLRHSTAFQNIPIIMLTGKDQFIDRVRATMVGATDYLTKPFGDTELLMLVEKYIKVRSYVGTPTTSVP from the coding sequence ATGCAGGGAAATTTAAATGAAATAGATATTCGCAGTATCCTGCAATTGATTTCGTTAGGACAGCGAACTGGACAACTTTTGGTGGAAGCCTGCTTTCACAATAGCGACAAGCTCACAACTCAGGAGACAGCCAGATATCACAATTCGTGGCACAGTGAAAAACAGTTTTGGTTCGTCTTCTTTCTCAACGGTCAAATTATCTACTCTCAACAAGGTGATACTAATTTGTCGCGCATTGATGATTACTTACTTCATTACCGCGTCTCGACGCGACTTGATGAACAGCAACTTGCCTGTCTAGGTTCACAGAATGCACCAGAGTATGGGTATCTCTGGGCATTGTTAGAACGGAATATCATCGACCCCAAGGTAGCCCATAGTATCATTCACAGTTTGGTTTACGAGACAATATTTGACCTGCTGAGTTTACACCAGGGTAGTTTCATTTTTCGGCAGGGTGCGACCCTGACCCCGCAATTAACCAGCTTAGAAATTGCCCCTTTAGTATACAAACTTACGCAGCAAATCCAGGCATGGAAACAACTTTATCCACATATTCAGTCTTCTGAACAATTACCAATCCTAGCTGATATGGTTCAACTACAATCTTCACTCCCAGCAGCAACAATAAAAAAGCTACAGCATTGGGCAGATGGTAAGAAAACCCTGCGTCAACTGGCTCGCCATCTCAACCGAGATATCTTGACAGTGGCCAAGGCTATATATCCATATCTAGAACAGGGCTGGCTACAATTAGTATATTCAAATACGACTAATTCACAGACACACAGACAAAAGTCAGAAGTCGATGAAAAGTACAAGGTGCGAGTTGTATGTATTGACGATACCAAAACTATCTGTGAAACTGTAAAGTCTATCTTAAAGGCACAGGGGTATGAAGCGATCGCCTTGACCAATCCCTTAGAAGCCATCAGTCTCATTTTTCAACTCCAGCCAGATTTAATCCTATGTGACATTGCTATGCCGGAATTGGATGGTTACGAAATTTGTGCCATGCTGCGACACTCTACCGCATTTCAAAATATACCGATTATTATGCTAACGGGTAAAGATCAATTTATAGATCGAGTCAGGGCGACAATGGTCGGAGCAACCGATTATTTAACCAAGCCCTTTGGGGATACAGAGCTACTCATGCTCGTGGAGAAATACATTAAGGTTAGGTCTTATGTGGGAACACCCACAACATCAGTACCATAA
- a CDS encoding response regulator transcription factor, producing the protein MSTVLIVEDSIAQREMITDLLKASGLIVTHAHDGVEALEAIQTAPPDLVVLDIVMPRMNGYEVCRRLKSNPKTQNVPVVMCSSKGEEFDRYWGMKQGADAYIAKPFQPTELVGTVKQLLRG; encoded by the coding sequence ATGAGTACAGTTCTGATTGTGGAAGACAGTATCGCACAACGGGAGATGATTACAGACCTCCTGAAAGCAAGTGGTTTAATAGTCACCCATGCCCATGACGGAGTAGAAGCATTGGAGGCAATTCAAACTGCCCCTCCCGATTTAGTGGTATTGGATATTGTTATGCCCCGGATGAACGGCTATGAAGTCTGTCGTCGGTTAAAATCCAACCCGAAAACCCAAAACGTCCCCGTGGTGATGTGTTCTTCTAAAGGTGAAGAATTTGACCGCTACTGGGGTATGAAGCAAGGTGCGGATGCTTACATAGCCAAACCGTTTCAACCAACCGAATTGGTGGGAACAGTCAAACAACTGCTGCGAGGATGA
- a CDS encoding chemotaxis protein CheW translates to MVSKPDFLSGSGQDQFRPELQVESPEGELHLRFYIPSDQEFALPATGIREVMELSPDRITPIPNASPLLLGTLNLRGRVIWVADLGQFLGEATALNTDRAEIPVIAIEEQDTIVGLAVEKIGGMDWLDIQHLMPPTNLPDTMTPFLRGEWLIDASNKQCLRLLDQMAILRSARWAR, encoded by the coding sequence ATGGTCAGCAAACCGGACTTTTTAAGTGGCAGTGGTCAAGATCAGTTTCGTCCAGAATTACAAGTAGAAAGTCCTGAAGGTGAATTACATTTGCGGTTTTATATTCCCTCAGATCAGGAGTTTGCACTACCCGCCACTGGTATCCGCGAGGTCATGGAACTAAGTCCTGATAGAATCACTCCCATACCTAATGCTTCTCCTTTACTTTTGGGTACTCTAAATTTACGAGGTCGAGTAATTTGGGTGGCTGATTTGGGTCAATTCCTGGGAGAAGCAACCGCATTAAACACAGATAGAGCAGAAATTCCGGTGATTGCTATTGAAGAGCAAGACACAATCGTGGGTTTAGCGGTAGAAAAAATTGGTGGTATGGACTGGCTGGATATCCAGCATTTAATGCCACCAACTAATTTACCGGATACTATGACTCCGTTTTTGCGTGGAGAGTGGTTAATAGATGCTAGTAATAAACAGTGCTTAAGACTGCTCGATCAAATGGCAATTTTGCGGAGCGCGAGGTGGGCAAGATGA